One Rhizoctonia solani chromosome 2, complete sequence DNA segment encodes these proteins:
- a CDS encoding calcium transporting ATPase, translating into MNKPTNNDTPSSTGPGSSRSLAHSVLPATGDVDEPPIPRPVPSPELSGLGADQDASKRPGALSTLDTCTTLTIDNTDADPVWHVLTPAAVARHLSTDTELGLTGQVVAERIAQYGKNQLKEPEGVSVLKVLLAQVANALTLVLVGAMALSFGVNDWVEGGVITAVILLNITVGFWQEYKAEKTMDSLKSLSSPTANVIRNGGGAESVPSTELVPGDIVVVRTGDVVPADLVLILAQNVEIDEALLTGESLPVAKKVEALGDPSLPLGDRTNMAFSSTTVAKGRARGIVVSTSNKGKTIWGRARSKMMTWLGLRKGTPLQIKLNKAICIHSPVLAAICVIIVFAAAKFKINDQVVLYAIALGIGVIPESLIAVLTVTMSIGAKRMAERNVVVRRLDALEALGGVTDICSDKTGTLTMGRILQGGETPLACHWNHLWRRKRWCRTGTGWPRDPENQSSADSKVDEKPAGISPALATFTHAASLCNNASVHQAADGTWKGEGDATEIALQVYAQKLDLGRNSLVKKSVIPTAVSKVVVTGPVDTSVEEGSYTHLAEHAFDSSIKRMTSVYTQHHGNNPGERVAFMKGAVERVLASSRTNIISQMEILANQGLRVLGFAIRHDIAQNINLEKREEVETGFTFLGLAGIYDPPRPETKGAVQACKEAGIVVHMLTGDHPATARAIALEVDIVTRDTPASAVMTAAQFDALSDEEIDRLPDLPLVVARCSPETKVRMIAAGKRRGRFLAMTGDGVNDAPSLKQAPVGIGMGLAGTDVAKDASDLRFLIALLVANVGEVILLLIGLAFIDRNGESVFPLSPLQILWVNMVTASLPAVGLGVEAPAANIMRRPPASLKAGIFSRNVIVDMLWYGFVMGVTCLLSFVTVIWGAGHGDLGEHCNKSYAGCETIFRARSVVFVTLTLQNLLVAWELKSLDRSLFNLYPNSNVFKDLWNNQMLFWSVIFGMATIPICLYVPRFNTVVFRHAPIGWEWGVVFGMTAAFIGAVELWKMLVRRRGWGARWLSAPPASQGNSVYTTTNLQDGTTDEKKLANSV; encoded by the exons ATGAACAAGCCCACTAACAATGACACGCCCTCCAGTACCGGCCCTGGGTCTTCCCGCAGTCTTGCCCACAGCGTTCTGCCCGCTACGGGCGACGTAGATGAACCGCCTATACCGAGGCCCGTGCCTAGCCCGGAGTTATCTGGGCTGGGTGCGGACCAAGATGCTAGCAAACGCCCGGGTGCACTGAGCACCCTTGACACGTGCACAACTCTTACCATCGACAACACAGACGCCGACCCCGTCTGGCACGTGCTCACCCCAGCCGCTGTTGCCCGCCACCTTTCTACCGACACAGAACTCGGCCTCACTGGCCAAGTTGTCGCCGAGCGCATCGCACAGTACGGCAAGAATCAGCTCAAGGAGCCAGAGGGCGTATCAGTCCTCAAAGTCCTCCTTGCTCAAGTCG CCAATGCACTCACTCTGGTGCTCGTCGGCGCAATGGCCCTATCGTTTGGTGTCAACGATTGGGTCGAAGGTGGAGTTATTACTGCGGTGATTCTAC TGAATATTACCGTCGGGTTTTGGCAGGAATACAAGGCTGAAAAAACTATGGACTCGCTCAAATCACTTTCTTCACCCACTGCCAATGTGATTCGCAATGGTGGTGGTGCCGAGTCGGTCCCAAGCACTGAACTCGTTCCCGGAGATATTGTTGTGGTTCGCACAGGAGACGTTGTTCCCGCCGATTTGGTTCTCATCCTCGCCCAAAATGTTGAAATCGACGAAGCACTGCTCACTGGAGAGTCGTTGCCGGTAGCCAAGAAGGTTGAGGCGCTCG GTGATCCCTCGCTCCCTCTCGGAGATCGTACCAATATGGCATTTTCCTCCACAACCGTGGCCAAGGGTCGTGCCCGTGGTATCGTCGTTTCAACG TCCAACAAAGGCAAAACTATCTGGGGTCGCGCACGCTCGAAGATGATGACCTGGCTCGGATTACGAAAGGGCACGCCTCTGCAGATCAAGCTTAATAAGGCAA TTTGCATACATTCTCCTGTTTTGGCAGCTATTTGCGTTATCATTGTCTTTGCGGCCGCCAAGTTCAAGATTAACGACCAGGTCGTCTTGTACGCTATCGCATTAGGTATCGGTGTTAT TCCCGAGTCACTCATCGCTGTCTTGACTGTCACTATGTCAATCGGTGCGAAACGTATGGCTGAACGGAACGTTGTTGTTCGACGTCTTGATGCGCTCGAGGCTCTTGGCGGTGTCACGGATATTTGCTCTGACAAGACCGGAACCTTGACCATGGGTCGTAT CCTACAGGGTGGTGAAACGCCTTTGGCTTGCCACTGGAATCACCTATGGCGTAGAAAGCGCTGGTGCCGCACTGGAACCGGCTGGCCGCGTGATCCCGAAAACCAGTCCTCAGCCGACAGCAAGGTGGACGAAAAGCCCGCTGGCATTTCACCCGCACTCGCAACCTTCACCCATGCAGCCAGTCTTTGCAATAATGCTTCAGTACACCAAGCTGctgatggtacttggaaaGGGGAAGGTGATGCCACGGAAATAGCTTTGCAGGTCTATGCGCAGAAACTCGATCTCGGACGCAACTCTCTCGTCAAGAAGTCTGT CATCCCCACCGCTGTCTCCAAGGTCGTCGTGACTGGGCCCGTTGATACATCTGTCGAAGAAGGATCATACACGCATTTAGCCGAGCATGCATTCGACTCTAGCATTAAACGCATGACCAGTGTTTATACACAGCACCACGGTAACAACCCCGGAGAACGAGTGGCATTCATGAAGGGTGCCGTCGAGCGTGTCCTAGCCTCCT CTCGCACGAATATCATCTCCCAAATGGAGATCCTCGCAAATCAAGGCCTACGTGTTCTTGGATTCGCCATCCGCCATGACATTGCTCAGAATATTAACCTTGAGAAGCGTGAAGAAGTGGAAACCGGGTTCACATTTTTGGGTCTTGCGGGTATCTATGATCCCCCTCGCCCTGAGACCAAGGGTGCTGTGCAAGCTTGCAAGGAAGCCGGAATTGTCGTTCACATGC TCACTGGTGATCATCCTGCTACTGCCCGTGCGATTGCACTCGAGGTCGATATTGTGACAAGGGACACTCCAGCATCGGCTGTCATGACTGCTGCTCAGTTCGACGCGCTCTCCGACGAAGAGATTGATAGGCTTCCCGACTTGCCGTTGGTTGTCGCTCGCTGTTCGCCTGAAACCAAGGTTCGAATGATCGCGGCTGGCAAGAGGCGTGGACGATTTTTGGCTATGACCGGTGACGGTGTTAACGATGCCCCATCCCTCAAACAAGCACCTGTTGGTATCGGTATGGGTCTCGCCGGGACTGACGTCGCCAAGGATGCCTCCGACTTG CGTTTCTTGATTGCCTTGCTCGTCGCCAATGTCGGAGAAGTGATTCTGTTGTTGATTGGTCTTGCATTCATTGACCGCAATGGAGAGAGCGTGTTCCCTCTGTCGCCATTGCAGATTCTCTGGGTTAACAT GGTTACTGCATCGCTTCCTGCAGTCGGTCTTGGTGTTGAAGCCCCAGCTGCGAATATCATGCGTCGTCCCCCTGCAAGCTTGAAAGCCGGTATCTTCTCCCGTAACGTCATCGTTGACATGCTCTGGTACGGATTCGTGATGGGTGTTACCTGTCTTTTGAGTTTCGTTACGGTTATCTGGGGTGCTGGACATGGTGATTTGGGCGAACACTGCAACAAGTCATATGCTGGCTGCGAAACTATCT TCCGGGCCCGTTCGGTTGTATTTGTTACCCTCACACTTCAGAACCTGTTGGTGGCTTGGGAGCTCAAGAGTCTCGATCGCTCGTTATTCAATTTGTATCCCAACTCGAATGTCTTCAAGGATCTTTGGAACAACCAAATGTTGTTTTGGTCCGTCATCTTTGGCATGGCCACCATTCCTATTTGTTTGTACGTTCCGAGGTTCAACACGGTCGTGTTCAGACATGCACCTATCGGATGGGAGTGGGGTGTTGTTT TTGGTATGACCGCTGCCTTTATTGGCGCCGTCGAGCTATGGAAAATGCTCGTCCGCCGTCGCGGATGGGGTGCCAGGTGGCTGTCTGCCCCTCCAGCCTCCCAAGGAAACAGCGTGTACACCACCACCAATCTCCAAGATGGAACGACAGACGAGAAGAAGCTCGCCAACTCTGTCTAA
- a CDS encoding Lipase (class 3), which translates to MLSLLSVLTLTFPFGAFGAMPDVSSVIGSVDKDAQLIKVGDVTPLSSSEVNSYVPYGWFASAAYCPPKSRDNWQCNGEHIYRLLSTESCQEDSVKDFQLYKYGGDGDKEQYWYVGWWPSHNSVVVGRQGTDFEKLYAAPLLHCVPRQLTFVDSSWPVITDVTLVQVPTDRFPMCPNEATIHLGFLESHKRSIDSISGAVEDILKEHHGAQMITVGHSLGAALATLDGMYMKQKLGYNVEVITRTFGGPRVGNKAFADCVDATIPDFVRITNKRDPIPILPPVISGYHHPSGEKHINLEGMWHNCAGQENLNKNCSVGEAWVNVPYWFEHDGPYAGGAQTRQDANC; encoded by the exons ATGCTTTCGTTGCTCTCTGTCTTGACACTAACCTTTCCTTTTGGCGCATTCGGGGCAATGCCCGACGTCTCTTCTGTAATTGGCTCTGTGGACAAAGATGCCCAACTGATTAAAGTTGGGGACGTCACCCCACTCAGTAGTTCAGAGGTTAATAGCTATGTACCTTATGGGTGGTTTGCTTCCGCTGCGTACTGCCCTCCCAAATCACGAGACAATTGGCAGTGTA ACGGTGAACACATTTATCGGTTACTTTCGACAGAGTCGTGTCAAGAGGATTCTGTCAAGGATTTTCAATTGTACAAGTATGGCGGAGACGGAGACAAAGAACAGTACT GGTACGTTGGATGGTGGCCTTCTCACAATTCGGTAGTGGTCGGACGTCAAGGAACAGATTTCGAAAAACTGTATGCAGCTCCACTCTTGCACTGCGTTCCCCGTCAACTCACTTTTGTCGATTCTAGCTGGCCAGTGATTACAGATGTGACACTTGTCCAGGTTCCTACCGACCGGTTCCCGATGTGCCCAAATGAAGCCACAATTCACCTTGGTTTCTTGGAATCACACAAACGTTCAATCGACTCCATCTCTGGTGCCGTTGAAGATATCTTAAAAGAGCATCACGGCGCACAGATGATAACAGTTGGCCATTCCTTGGGCGCTGCGCTGGCTACACTAGACGGAATGTATATGAAGCAAAAGTTAGGTTACAATGTGGAGGTTATTACTAGAACCTTTGGTGGTCCTAGG GTTGGAAACAAAGCTTTTGCAGATTGCGTCGACGCAACG ATTCCCGATTTCGTGCGTATTACTAATAAACGCGATCCGATTCCAATTTTGCCTCCGG TAATATCTGGTTACCACCATCCGAGTGGCGAGAAACACATCAACCTGGAGGGTATGTGGCATAATTGTGCGG GGCAAGAAAACCTAAACAAGAACTGCTCGGTGGGAGAGGCGTGGGTAAACGTACCATATTGGTTCGAACACGACGGGCCATACGCTGGAGGTGCACAGACCAGACAGGATGCTAATTGTTAG
- a CDS encoding ubiquitin carboxyl-terminal hydrolase, with product MAKAVPVHVKDIREQAKSASLRAVAGFAPLNILNSAHSIADAGLALEHDGDLRGALYKYSQAAILLEYVMGSAEYKHESPKSQRGVLYHQTTKLSEFVIGDILPRAKKIEDRLREIERTQPPSPAAAEPDSRPIGSLRERMRMLEQAGMDVGNQPQRPQKPPKPTIEPASKPLVSPDPSPRPNDMTKPSSPLLPLESASPPASRGTSSIQHELEFLNNITANGGPPSLNGAAPAQIPTLPSQRITPDRIVHDDNDDPASPPTPNLPIPYFPHPQSRSMSLNIPSPTTNNHGSPNPSPSDTRPPRLFRQGLPRPIRAEPLPPSPRFRAPLRAIENGRARSTGTEIGQARLRATDRAPPSTPGRTVPDRADGIYPSLRSRQAAQPQRAVHPCLGLSEIDEQQRPPKQRSATTEEFEAAFPSIDDIEANFPSLDALENDAEMRLLKLGVPGAPPGRTASPSGGMGGMGPAPSLGFEFGQQQNQQILSRDRSPMRYPTSRAHLVQRPRPPTVRAGDHLWERQAPVSTRSIYVGVRIRIHPDRTQIRQAAQAGFAHHKHDHGQDEYESRRLPVDNVVCIEPIVLGRKGMSAKELQEALVLSSKTERTLFERRNTFDLVVLADASSTEFADPSTPLNLLFRIIYETEFLKPLRRPPVFLHGGIKAWGDQVGEFKGEDVVVATNADAGKRLARKPAVSGRPASGSVSHTRMPQDVGLAGSSFGTSVRTPITYPERAVSPPTSSGTPAHSQRPLEDMMSPPPPANAGYFEHPHHHHAYSGSVALSTTRPVSIDYPNLIRPPRSRPPPRWSAPTPGRASRSRPSRRRSSRTTRVIDDRGPGRNRYARTLDSLPGRSNTTPKNFAFPIGRIHEDLNRIIVKPQFEELTPEREAELEGMPKQLAGAHEWARYKRRNDSIVVDYFQGQFCNQMQCLTCGQTSTTYNAFLNLSVPIPANKGVTKVSLDECIKALVGREVMDNADAWHCPRCKTARRAAKQLTFSRMPPVLIIHLKRFSFKGPFTDKLETLVDFPLKDLDLTNYMPPPLTPNMDKDGLERFSPQDPRAQIPPYKYELYGVANHFGSLSSGHYTAFVKSRGKWMYCDDSRITPAEPKEVVGKPAYILFYKRVPPGS from the exons ATGGCGAAAGCGGTTCCGGTGCACGTCAAGGACATTCGCGAACAGGCCAAGTCTGCCTCTCTCCGTGCCGTCGCTGGCTTTGCCCCGTTGAATATACTCAACTCGGCTCATTCCATTGCCGATGCCGGTCTTGCACTCGAGCACGATGGCGATCTGCGAGGCGCCCTCTACAAGTATTCCCAGGCTGCCAT ATTACTCGAGTATGTTATGGGATCCGCAGAGTACAAGCACGAGTCTCCTAAATCCCAACGGGGAGTCCTCTATCATCAAACTACCAAACTGAGCGAG TTTGTTATTGGTGATATACTCCCCCGCGCAAAGAAGATTGAAGACCGTCTGCGCGAGATTGAGCGCACCCAGCCACCGTCGCCCGCAGCTGCTGAGCCCGACTCGAGACCCATCGGTTCGCTTCGTGAGCGTATGCGCATGCTCGAACAGGCTGGCATGGACGTCGGCAACCAGCCACAGCGGCCCCAGAAACCGCCGAAACCTACCATCGAGCCCGCGTCCAAACCTCTCGTTAGCCCAGATCCATCTCCGAGACCAAACGATATGACCAAGCCCAGTTCCCCACTTCTTCCACTCGAATCTGCCTCTCCACCAGCCTCGCGCGGAACGAGTTCTATCCAGCATGAACTCGAGTTTCTTAACAATATTACCGCAAACGGAGGTCCTCCATCTTTGAATGGAGCAGCTCCTGCCCAGATCCCCACCCTTCCTTCT CAGCGTATCACCCCCGACCGGATCGTCCACGACGACAATGACGATCCCGCCTCTCCCCCCACTCCAAACCTCCCCATCCCCTATTTCCCGCACCCGCAGTCCCGCAGCATGTCCCTGAACATCCCCTCGCCTACGACCAACAACCACGGCAGCCCGAACCCGAGCCCAAGTGACACCCGACCTCCCCGCCTGTTCCGCCAAGGCTTACCCCGACCAATACGGGCGGAACCTCTCCCGCCCTCGCCCCGCTTTCGCGCTCCATTACGGGCGATCGAGAATGGTCGGGCTCGATCAACGGGGACAGAGATAGGGCAGGCTCGATTACGGGCGACAGACCGCGCAC CCCCCAGCACACCGGGACGAACGGTACCGGATCGGGCGGACGGAATTTACCCCTCTCTCCGCTCGCGACAGGCGGCTCAACCGCAACGGGCGGTTCACCCAT GTCTCGGCCTGTCCGAGATTGACGAACAACAACGGCCGCCTAAACAGCGAAGCGCGACCACCGAGGAGTTCGAGGCCGCTTTCCCCTCGATCGACGATATCGAGGCTAATTTCCCGTCCTTGGATGCGTTGGAGAACGATGCGGAGATGCGGCTTTTAAAGTTAGGCGTGCCTGGAGCGCCCCCCGGCCGAACGGCGTCTCCATCCGGCGGAATGGGCGGGATGGGCCCCGCACCTTCCCTTGGATTCGAATTCGGCCAACAACAGAATCAACAAATCCTATCCCGAGACCGTTCCCCAATGCGATACCCGACCTCGAGGGCACACCTCGTCCAGCGTCCACGCCCGCCAACGGTGCGCGCCGGGGATCACCTTTGGGAGCGCCAAGCCCCAGTCTCCACACGCTCCATCTACGTCGGCGTCCGCATCCGCATCCACCCCGACCGAACCCAAATCAGACAAGCTGCCCAAGCCGGATTTGCCCATCACAAACACGATCACGGCCA GGATGAATACGAGTCGCGGAGGCTCCCGGTCGATAATGTCGTTTGCATCGAGCCGATTGTGTTGGGCCGGAAAGG GATGTCGGCCAAGGAGCTCCAAGAAGCGCTCGTCCTTTCGTCCAAGACCGAACGCACGCTCTTTGAACGACGAAACACATTCGACTTGGTCGTCCTTGCCGACGCGTCGTCGACCGAATTCGCAGACCCGTCGACCCCGCTCAATCTCTTGTTCCGGATCATCTACGAGACTGAGTTTTTGAAACCCCTGAGGAGGCCCCCGGTCTTTCTGCATGGCGGGATCAAGGCGTGGGGCGACCAAGTGGGCGAGTTCAAGGGCGAAGACGTGGTCGTTGCGACGAACGCAGATGCGGGGAAGAGATTGGCTCGGAAACCCGCCGTGTCGGGTCGTCCCGCATCGGGATCGGTATCGCATACGAGGATGCCTCAGGACGTA GGTCTGGCCGGTTCGTCATTTGGTACATCAGTCCGCACGCCCATCACATACCCCGAGCGAGCCGTCTCACCACCCACATCAAGCGGCACACCCGCCCACTCCCAGCGTCCGCTCGAAGACATGATGTCCCCTCCTCCCCCCGCCAACGCCGGATACTTTGAACACCCGCACCACCACCATGCGTATTCCGGCTCGGTCGCGCTGAGCACCACCCGCCCCGTCTCGATCGACTACCCGAACCTCATACGCCCTCCCCGGTCGCGGCCACCCCCGCGATGGAGCGCGCCGACTCCCGGCCGCGCATCCCGCAGCCGCCCAAGCCGCCGTCGATCCAGCCGGACTACTCG TGTTATTGACGATAGGGGCCCGGGTAGAAATCGATATGCGCGCACGCTCGACAGTTTGCCGGGTCGGAGCAACACGACGCCCAAGAATTTTGCTTTTCCTATTGGACGGATACACGAAGACCTGAATCGAATCATCGTCAAACCGCAGTTCGAGGAGCTCACGCCCGAGCGAGAGGCTGAGCTCGAGGGAATGCCAAAGCAGCTCGCGGGTGCGCACGAATGGGCGAGGTACAAGCGTCGAAACGATAGTATCGTCGTGGACTATTTCCAAGGCCAGTTTTGCAACCAGATGCAGTGTTTGACGTGTGGGCAG ACGAGTACGACGTACAATGCATTTTTGAACTTGTCGGTTCCGATCCCCGCGAACAAGGGCGTTACCAAAGTGTCCTTGGACGAGTGTATCAAGGCACTGGTCGGGCGGGAAGTCATGGACAACGCAGACGCATG GCACTGCCCACGCTGCAAAACCGCCCGCCGGGCCGCAAAGCAACTTACGTTCTCGCGCATGCCCCCGGTATTAATTATCCACCTCAAACGATTCTCGTTCAAAGGTCCATTCACCGATAAACTTGAAACGCTCGTCGATTTCCCGCTCAAAGACTTGGACTTGACGAATTATATGCCTCCGCCGTTGACGCCCAATATGGACAAGGACGGATTGGAGCGGTTCTCACCGCAGGACCCGAGGGCGCAAATTCCGCCGTACAAGTATGAGCTGTATGGCGTCGCGAATCATTTTGGCAGTTTGAGCAGTGGGCATT ATACCGCGTTTGTCAAGTCTCGCGGAAAATGGATGTATTGCGACGATAGTAGGATTACACCCGCTGAGCCCAAAGAAGTAGTC GGTAAACCAGCATATATTCTATTCTACAAACGAGTCCCTCCCGGATCATAA
- a CDS encoding Serine/threonine-protein kinase — MAPTAEPHADVIAHIASLPPGNLGEYSIIKDIGEGTFGKVKLAVHTLTQAKVALKFISKERINALNMRTRVGREVSYLRLLRHPHIIKLQVPAYFTSFTPNSDQLYVSRYEIITTLTDIVMVIEYAEGELFNYIVENGRMSESTARRFFQQMMCAIDYSHRLKVVHRDLKPENVLLDGQNNVKIADFGLSNVMTDGDFLKTSCGSPNYAAPEVIGGKLYAGPEIDVWSCGVILYVMLCGRLPFEDEHVPALFRKITEGLYHLPNYLSREAQDLIRGMLAVDPVKRLTVPEILAVPWVAVNMPYYLQPKRPVTPGMGTLHPAYPHHPGVIGRGANGSTNGSTFPSNGTTPAVSSSGSEHSSRNGGAVTPASSIVTPVSEHPQVNPHMLGTLASLVNGNSNGNGNGVIAGSRSDQDTPLAGLSSLRHIKGLGKINESIVSELAERCHVQVEEIKMALLREEDNAVKVAYMLAKDSTRTGLCLDDDDEGDSPRGHPSQESEIFWSPNYKPSQAPTPATPATPATPVTPQPMNGSRPLSPQQAGMRPIADYDYDDDADEFDTDEEDFDEEEWQNQNASHFTVLDTSLPPGHDARAAAATANGAQPQLSYHRERGHRHRTHTSGQKSKSPRWHFGIRSRSPPMEVMLEIYQTLKTLGMEWREKPGLSIIGRPEDEGCPGKDGKDIYYVETRCRIRDVVVRMDLQLYQVDSLNYLVDFRNLGCHHASTDPNAPSKFTDASWPGSDSNSSAPRSPTLTEGAVLRADVCSPFLFLECACRLIVELAAG; from the exons ATGGCTCCCACCGCCGAGCCACACGCCGATGTCATCGCCCACATTGCCTCGCTCCCCCCAGGAAATTTGGGCGAATATTCCATTATCAAGGATATTGGAGAAGGCACGTTCGGAAAGGTCAAAC TCGCGGTCCACACATTGACCCAGGCAAAGGTTGCTCTCAAGTTTATTTCCAAGGAGCGTATCAATGCTCTCAACATGAGGACTCGAGTCGGCCGCGAAGTATCCTACCTGCGGCTCCTCCGCCATCCCCATATCATCAAGCTGCAAGTCCCAGCCTATTTCACATCGTTCACACCCAATTCTGACCAACTTTACGTTTCTAGGTATGAGATCATCACAACACTCACGGACATTGTCATGGTCATAGAGTATGCCGAAGGAGAACTCTTCAATTATATCGTCGAAAACGGCCGTATGTCAGAGTCCACCGCCCGACGGTTTTTCCAGCAGATGATGTGTGCGATTGACTACTCGCATCGATTGAAGGTTGTGCACCG TGATCTTAAGCCTGAGAATGTTCTTCTTGATGGTCAAAATAACGTCAAGATCGCCGATTTTGGTTTATCGAATGTGATGACAGATGGTGATTTTTTGAAAACAAGCTGTGGTAGTCCCAACTATGCAGCTCCCGAGGTCATTGGCGGAAA ATTGTATGCAGGGCCCGAGATCGATGTCTGGTCGTGTGGGGTTATCTTGTATGTCATGTTATGCGGTAGGCTCCCATTCGAGGACGAGCACGTACCGGCCCTGTTCCGAAAGATTACAG AGGGCTTGTATCATCTACCAAACTACCTTTCTCGCGAGGCCCAAGATCTCATCCGGGGTATGCTGGCTGTCGATCCGGTCAAGCGGCTCACCGTGCCCGAAATCCTCGCTGTGCCATGGGTGGCTGTGAATATGCCATATTATCTGCAACCCAAGCGTCCAGTTACGCCTGGTATGGGTACGTTGCATCCTGCCTACCCGCACCATCCTGGTGTCATTGGGCGTGGTGCTAATGGCTCAACCAACGGAAGCACGTTCCCGTCCAACGGGACTACCCCGGCCGTGTCGAGTTCCGGTAGCGAGCATTCGTCAAGGAACGGGGGTGCAGTGACCCCCGCATCATCCATCGTCACCCCCGTATCGGAGCACCCGCAAGTGAACCCTCATATGCTCGGGACGCTTGCATCTTTGGTCAACGGGAACTCGAACGGAAACGGAAATGGTGTAATTGCGGGCAGCAGAAGCGACCAAGATACCCCTCTGGCTGGTTTGTCATCTTTGAGACACATCAAAGGCCTTGGGAAGATCAACGAGAGCATTGTCTCGGAGCTGGCCGAACGATGCCATGTTCAGGTGGAAGAGATCAAAATGGCATTACTGCGAGAAGAGGACAATGCGGTCAAGGTTGCGTATATGCTTGCAAAAGACAGTACCAGGACGGGAT TGTGTcttgatgacgatgacgaggGAGACTCTCCTCGGGGGCATCCATCCCAGGAAAGTGAAATCTTTTGGAGCCCAAACTACAAACCT TCTCAAGCCCCCACTCCTGCAACCCCTGCAACCCCGGCAACTCCAGTCACCCCTCAGCCTATGAATGGCTCGCGTCCGCTGTCGCCACAACAAGCCGGGATGCGCCCGATCGCGGACTACGACTATGACGATGACGCAGACGAATTTGATACCGATGAAGAAGATTTCGATGAAGAAGAGTGGCAGAATCAGAACGCGAGCCACTTTACGGTGCTCGATACGAGTCTGCCACCAGGGCATGATG CacgcgcagcagcagcaacagccaATGGTGCGCAGCCACAGCTCTCTTATCATCGCGAACGCGGACATCGTCATCGTACACATACAAGTGGGCAAAAGTCAAAGTCCCCTCGATGGCATTTTGGAATCCGATCGCGTTCGCCACCGATGGAGGTGATGCTCGAGATCTATCAAACGTTGAAGACGCTTGGTATGGAGTGGCGTGAGAAGCCTGGGTTAAGCATCATCGGTCGACCCGAGGATGAGGGATGTCCTGGTAAAGATGGCAAGGACATTTACTATGTGGAGACAAGATGCCGGATTCGGGATGTTGTG GTGCGAATGGATCTTCAATTGTATCAGGTAGATTCTTTGAATTACCTTGTCGACTTTCG AAATCTTGGATGCCATCACGCATCGACGGACCCCAATGCACCCTCCAAGTTTACCGACGCTTCCTGGCCCGGAAGCGATTCTAACTCTTCCGCTCCTCGCTCACCGACCCTGACCGAAGGCGCAGTCCTGCGTGCAGACGTCTGCAGcccgttcctcttcctcgaaTGCGCATGCCGACTCATTGTCGAGCTCGCAGCGGGCTAA
- a CDS encoding F-box protein: MAANDELERFREEWRQEIRERAGAEPSSSSPASSPPRPRTRQSPIDIYAEAVEREQRGELDEALSLYRRAFRLDPNVDRAYHYRSTTQAFESLTLAPVKPSTSTEPKPEPIHVAATSTHSIRTLISAFPPANDLAFLPEDERQPVPIARVPDELLLHTLKLLDITSIERFALVCRRARVLTVDPDLWRDFVISTYLPPQIPDNVPLSDYITRFDYDMRRLYIEVPRLRMDGVYIAVCHYVRRGQSENLWANVDHLVTYHRYLRFLPDGRVLSLLDQNLEPREAVHIITPDLVTKGFFIGTWTLRTSNDKHHVSISNLTDPAGKFEHSFRMELTLGSKPLGRWNRLTLDSYMSVNSEGTPSTLPIRNERPFWFSKVRSWA; encoded by the exons ATGGCTGCCAACGACGAGCTCGAGCGCTTTCGGGAAGAGTGGAGACAGGAGATCAGAGAGAGGGCTGGTGCCGAACCATCGTCGTCCTCTCCTGCCTCTTCTCCCCCACGCCCACGCACACGCCAGTCCCCTATTGACATTTACGCAGAGGCAG TCGAGCGAGAACAGCGTGGAGAGCTAGACGAAGCATTGAGCCTATATCGACGCGCATTCCGCCTCGATCCCAACGTAGACCGTGCTTATCACTACCGTAGCACGACCCAGGCTTTCGAATCCCTCACTCTCGCTCCTGTCAAGCCGAGTACTAGTACCGAGCCAAAGCCAGAGCCAATACACGTCGCTGCTACATCTACACACTCTATCCGCACCCTCATATCTGCCTTTCCACCCGCCAACGACCTCGCCTTTCTGCCCGAGGACGAACGCCAGCCAGTTCCCATTGCCCGTGTACCCGACGAACTACTGCTGCATACACTCAAGCTGCTCGATATCACTTCCATCGAGAGGTTTGCTTTGGTATGTCGTCGTGCACGCGTCTTGACTGTCGACCCCGATTTGTGGAG GGACTTTGTCATTTCCACCTATCTCCCTCCACAAATTCCGGACAATGTTCCTCTTTCCGACTATATAACCCGCTTTGACTATGATATGCGGAGGCTATACATCGAAGTTCCCAGATTGCGTATGGATGGCGTATACATTGCTGTTTGCCACT ATGT TCGACGAGGCCAGAGCGAAAACCTATGGGCAAAC GTCGACCATCTAGTCACCTACCACCGCTACCTCCGTTTCCTCCCAGACGGCCGCGTCCTCTCCCTCCTGGACCAAAACCTCGAACCACGCGAGGCCGTGCACATCATTACACCCGACTTGGTAACCAAG GGCTTTTTCATCGGTACATGGACCCTTCGGACTTCCAACGACAAGCACCACGTCTCGATTTCCAACTTGACAGACCCGGCCGGCAAGTTTGAGCACTCGTTTAGGATGGAGCTGACCTTGGGTAGTAAACCACTAGGAAG ATGGAACCGGCTCACGCTCGACTCTTACATGTCCGTCAATTCAGAAGGGACACCCTCGACGTTGCCAATCCGGAACGAACGCCCGTTCTGGTTCTCCAAGGTCCGTAGTTGGGCATGA